Proteins from a single region of Primulina tabacum isolate GXHZ01 chromosome 5, ASM2559414v2, whole genome shotgun sequence:
- the LOC142544350 gene encoding pectinesterase inhibitor-like yields the protein MAKSVLLAILSIASLCYCINANLIQQICSKSTNPSLCTKSLRSDPRSRSADLRGLGHITINKARAASQVTQRVAISLSTGGTKARADACVEYCTDAIELLNDCSALLRDRSGRTIDDVKTKGSAALTDISTCDDEFGPEEPKKLRNASRTTQDLMDIFLVIANLL from the coding sequence ATGGCGAAATCTGTTCTATTGGCCATTCTTTCAATAGCATCATTATGCTACTGTATTAATGCCAACTTGATCCAACAAATCTGCTCTAAATCAACCAATCCCAGTTTATGCACCAAGTCATTGAGATCCGACCCACGTTCTCGCAGCGCCGATCTACGGGGTTTAGGACATATCACAATCAACAAAGCACGAGCCGCCTCCCAAGTCACTCAAAGAGTCGCTATATCATTAAGCACAGGCGGCACCAAAGCCAGAGCCGATGCGTGCGTCGAATACTGTACCGACGCCATCGAGCTATTAAACGATTGCTCGGCTTTGTTGAGAGATAGAAGTGGAAGGACTATTGATGATGTGAAAACTAAAGGATCGGCTGCATTGACTGATATTAGCACGTGCGACGACGAATTCGGGCCGGAAGAACCTAAGAAGCTTAGGAACGCCAGTCGTACCACACAAGACTTGATGGACATCTTTCTAGTGATAGCAAATCTTTTGTAA
- the LOC142544351 gene encoding putative invertase inhibitor, with protein MALSLVYLATLSLALTFLCICKADLSGKICSQVSNLSLCKRTLTSDPRSRGADLWVLGEIIIDKSIPATVAVKNVSKKYRKGSAIDVSRADECIELAGDSGDALIECKSLIKSRDRFNISTLGVKASAAMADLETCNDDYGPKEPAEIKRATGIAKDLIEVLVVIASYL; from the coding sequence ATGGCTCTTTCCCTCGTTTATTTGGCAACCCTTTCACTGGCATTAACTTTTTTATGCATTTGCAAAGCCGATTTATCTGGAAAAATCTGTTCTCAAGTCAGTAATCTATCTCTATGCAAACGAACATTGACATCTGACCCTCGTTCTCGCGGAGCAGATCTTTGGGTTTTAGGGGAAATCATCATCGATAAGTCGATACCTGCCACAGTAGCAGTTAAAAACGTCTCAAAAAAGTATAGGAAAGGCAGCGCTATTGATGTTAGTAGAGCCGATGAGTGCATCGAACTTGCCGGAGATTCGGGTGATGCCTTGATAGAGTGCAAGAGTTTGATAAAATCTCGTGACAGATTTAACATTTCAACTCTTGGAGTTAAAGCATCCGCTGCAATGGCGGATCTTGAGACCTGCAATGATGATTATGGGCCGAAGGAGCCGGCGGAGATTAAACGTGCTACCGGCATTGCAAAAGATCTGATCGAGGTCCTTGTTGTTATTGCATCTTATTTGTAA